In one Molothrus ater isolate BHLD 08-10-18 breed brown headed cowbird chromosome 6, BPBGC_Mater_1.1, whole genome shotgun sequence genomic region, the following are encoded:
- the PHRF1 gene encoding LOW QUALITY PROTEIN: PHD and RING finger domain-containing protein 1 (The sequence of the model RefSeq protein was modified relative to this genomic sequence to represent the inferred CDS: deleted 1 base in 1 codon) encodes MDDDSQDELINRNAALGKGKRQCLALLSETESNGGNSWDSEDDTGSEEEDNDTEEEGGGEDKEESEDEETEDCEDDEEEGEEEEENEATMEGMADSLKSEPHLNGVSLSSDEDGENCPICLNTFRDQAVGTPENCSHYFCLDCIVEWSKNANSCPVDRILFNYINIRARVGGKILKKIPVENTKTQGTDGEDDPTFCEVCGRSDREDRLLLCDGCDAGYHMECLNPPLSEVPVDEWFCPACAPMGANGAADADRVSEEEVAALMADVVPTTSRLRPHVRTRAIARTRQSERVRATVNRNRITTAQQIRHVPGYLMSSLLDETIEAVVAGLNTAIYQRPLAPRAPTRQKRKTGRRKKAGGKKITQKKSAAGKKSSGAQLKRRKRLTKKRRGKKTRVRSHGKNEVTTRSRIARTLGLSKPVRGASLPSMYKPTEPSLGLMRADIGAASLSVFGDPYELDPYESNEEAPANPDSPVSAKRRVLSQSALRSHRPVARPVSVGLPRSSVPALSPDQEAEAAPVPDLLGSILSGQSLLMMSSSDVVINRDGSLTAKKEAPFHRKSASDSRVEDGSGHNSHPSAALSGTTASSSMARPSVSSGLGTHSTPLFSSPSLSRSESAASPAQTAPEKAAVKSEYSMTPRSVQTQNTATLSRHGSKLDEIPRFNGKPKNIVPTASSSKPLSCNLNSGSKAVTVRQPVKPPSQRIDIFELPRIPKIKKETSSKQVEPEPAGSQSCNIPSSCITQLTGKESTHQPGKGSRVESQKSNSKEPQQQAVQAGCLSPPILAGSSGSSLLGTSRGKGPGSFESFKINIPGNTGHSSRLSNPGFCNTFRPVDDEVQQKESPSPLFSVKKKQVKSEIYDPFEPTGSDSSSANSSPERLGSGIPLTNITRTISIENPKVQTFQTVRRFTPYRGENIFGSGTDSDVPSSNTESRDEVTVASRIVEQISDTEERDNVDEKDVLSSPCTSSAVKEISNTKCLKEESREGPSVFFNAEELIRPNINVKIEPDSPSKSDEQQKVLKVEQAERRSRSRSCSNSSSRSKKKMKRKKALVKEHKRSRSESRDRAHSRDRSSRSTSWSGGEEHSKTHTLKSKSRRSSTDRSSSHERSKKKKTKDKTKDKKAKTSWSRDRRKSRSRSGSPGSTSDFYENRKKKRRSRSRSRRRDRSRSNSTERTKRRKHRRDKSYERCDKESSLKSRDRKRSRSRSRERRKWRSRSRSVSRSWEHKSSKSKEKRVRSRSRSKERKHKSKETLLSPAPEKDQKPPAENVTRCLEQPRSLKQEPKEELVLEGLSITIQPDVKLEEIQTETPVQLREVQETIKAEPICQEVSSETAFPAPEITNICAPIGDVDSFAETDLMNSTDAAVLGSCSNTNLEITVKIENTALCPSLMEQPPKKEVIMHVPAEAAPIQSSSKSKVADCVREVKEECLVSNENTSNFTKPELEVVPQGPALKSKAPVKRVTWNLQEEESGTLSAGKAPRMPFYKLQRAKEGAWKAEDLNQTLNQVQLNEPPPTNYMIPEPMFPDLDSSQVFCQNIPLTPALPSSLPPYAPVSQPTVQFIMQGSLPALGCVAGQSLTPEPGSLATASEPGIQAASVGSAEEKIKAPKPPVDKTKNEEYMKKLHMQERAVEEVKLAIKPFYQKREITKEEYKSILRKAVQKICHSKSGEINPMKVANLVKAYVEKYKHMRKHKKTDGEDTREVEN; translated from the exons ATTGCGAAGATgatgaggaggagggagaagaggaggaagaaaatgaggCCACTATGGAAGGAATGGCTGATTCTTTGAAATCAGAGCCACACTTGAACGGAGTGAGCCTCTCCTCTGATGAGGATGGTGAAAACTGCCCCATTTGCCTCAACACATTTAGGGATCAGGCTGTTGGGACTCCTGAGAACTGCTCCCATTACTTCTGCTTGGACTGCATTGTGGAGTGGTCTAAG aatGCAAACTCTTGTCCAGTGGATCGAATCCTCTTTAATTACATTAACATTCGGGCACGTGTTGGTGGTAAAATCTTAAAAAAG ATTCCTGTTGAGAACACAAAAACTCAGGGCACTGATGGAGAGGATGATCCAACCTTCTGTGAGGTGTGTGGCAGGAGTGACCGTGAGGATCgcctgctgctctgtgatggCTGTGACGCAGG gtATCACATGGAATGCCTTAATCCTCCTCTGAGTGAAGTCCCTGTGGATGAATGGttctgccctgcctgtgcccccaTGGGTGCCAATGGTGCTGCAG ATGCAGATCGTGTCAGTGAGGAGGAGGTGGCTGCCCTGATGGCCGATGTTGTCCCCACCACCAGCAGGCTCCGCCCTCACGTGCGGACGCGGGCCATAGCCAGGACTCGGCAGAGCGAGCGCGTCCGCGCCACGGTGAACAGGAACCGCATCACCACGGCGCAGCAAATCCGG CATGTGCCAGGGTACCTGATGTCCTCCCTTCTGGATGAAACAATTGAGGCAGTGGTGGCAGGCCTGAACACAGCCATCTACCAGCGTCCTCTGGCACCACGCGCTCCCACCAGGCAGAAGAGGAAAACGG GAAGGCGGAAGAAAGCAGGAGGCAAAAAAATAACTCAGAAGAaatctgctgctgggaagaagAGTTCAGGGGCACAGCTGAAGAGGCGCAAGCGTCTGACAAAgaagagaagggggaaaaagacGAGAGTAAGATCACAT GGGAAAAATGAGGTTACTACTCGCTCCCGTATTGCAAGAACCCTTGGTCTCAGTAAACCTGTGCGTGGGGCCTCACTTCCTTCCATGTACAAACCAACTGAGCCCTCACTGGGGCTGATGAGAGCAGATATTGGTGCAgcttctctctctgtgtttggAGATCCATATGAGTTGGATCCTTATGAAAG TAATGAAGAGGCTCCAGCAAATCCAGATTCACCAGTGAGTGCCAAAAGGAGAGTTCTCTCCCAGTCAGCACTGAGGTCTCACCGTCCTGTAGCTAGACCCGTTTCTGTGGGACTTCCCAG AAGCAGCGTGCCTGCCTTGAGTCCTGATCAAGAAGctgaagctgctcctgtgcctgaTCTGTTGGGAAGTATCCTGTCTGGACAGAGCCTTCTCATGATGAGCAGTTCAGATGTGGTCATCAATAGAGATGGTTCACTGACAGCAAAGAAGGAAG CtccatttcacagaaaatcagCCAGTGACTCCAGAGTGGAGGATGGTTCAGGGCATAACAGCCACCCAAGTGCAGCGCTCTCAGGGACCACAGCAAGCAGCTCCATGGCCAGACCTTCCGTCTCCTCGGGACTGGGTACCCACTCCACACCCTTGTTCTCATCACCCTCACTGAGCAGGAGTGAGTCTGCAGCAAGCCCTGCACAGACTGCACCAGAAAAGGCAGCTgtaaaatcagaatattcaatGACACCCAGGTCTGTCCAGACTCAGAATACAGCGACTTTGAGCAGGCATGGCTCAAAGTTAGATGAAATACCCAGATTTAATGGAAAACCTAAAAACATTGTACCCACTGCTTCGTCTTCAAAGCCCCTGAGCTGTAACTTGAATTCTGGCTCAAAAGCTGTAACTGTGAGGCAGCCAGTAAAACCACCTTCCCAGAGAATTGACATCTTTGAGCTTCCCAGGATAccaaagattaaaaaagaaaccagcaGCAAGCAGGTGGAGCCGGAACCTGCAGGAAGCCAAAGCTGTAATATCCCCAGCTCCTGTATAACCCAGCTGACTGGCAAGGAGAGCACTCATCAGCCAGGAAAGGGTAGCAGGGTGGAAAGTCAGAAGTCAAATTCCAAGGAACCACAGCAACAAGCA GTCCAAGCGGGGTGTCTTTCTCCACCCATCCTGGCAGGCTCTAGTGGTTCATCGCTGCTGGGCACTTCAAGGGGCAAAGGCCCAGGCTCTTTTGAGagttttaaaatcaatattcCTGGGAACACAGGACATTCCAGCAGGCTGTCTAACCCAGGATTTTGTAATACCTTCCGCCCTGTGGACGATGAAGTGCAGCAGAAGGAGAGTCCTTCACCGCttttttcagtaaagaaaaagcAGGTCAAAAGTGAAATCTATGATCCCTTTGAGCCAACAGGATCAGACTCGAGTTCAGCAAACAGCAGTCCTGAAAGGCTTGGCTCAGGGATCCCACTAACTAATATCACCAGGACTATTTCCATTGAAAATCCCAAAGTTCAAACATTTCAAACTGTCCGTCGTTTCACCCCTTACAGGggagaaaatatatttggatCTGGGACTGACTCTGATGTGCCATCTAGTAACACAGAGTCTCGTGATGAGGTGACAGTAGCAAGCAGGATTGTAGAACAGATCTCTGATACAGAGGAACGAGATAATGTGGATGAGAAAGATGTCCTGAGCAGTCCTTGCACTTCATCTGCTGTTAAGGAAATTTCTAATACAAAGTGTTTaaaggaggaaagcagagaaggaCCCAGTGTCTTCTTTAATGCTGAGGAATTGATTAGACCTAATATTAATGTGAAAATAGAACCAGATAGTCCCTCAAAGAGTGATGAGCAGCAGAAAGTCCTAAAGGTAGAACAAGCAGAGAGGCGATCACGTTCTAGATCCTGTTCAAACTCCAGCTCCCGAAGCaagaagaagatgaaaaggaaaaaagcacttGTCAAAGAGCATAAGAGATCACGTTCAGAGTCAAGAGATAGAGCACACTCAAGGGACCGAAGCTCCAGATCTACCTCTTGGTCAGGTGGGGAAGAGCACAGCAAAACACACACGTTAAAATCCAAGAGCAGGAGGTCTTCTACAGACCGTTCTAGCAGTCACGAACgatcaaaaaaaaagaaaacaaaggataaAACCAAggataaaaaggcaaaaacttCTTGGTCTAGGGACAGAAGGAAATCTAGGTCACGTTCGGGTAGTCCTGGAAGTACTTCtgatttttatgaaaataggaaaaagaaaagacgCTCTCGCTCGAGATCAAGGCGCAGGGACCGCTCCCGGTCAAACAGCACTGAGAGAACTAAAAGGCggaagcacaggagggacaAAAGCTATGAGAGGTGTGATAAAGAAAGTAGTTTGAAGTCAAGGGACAGAAAGAGATCGAGATCCAGATCTCGGGAGAGGAGAAAGTGGAGGTCTCGGTCTCGGTCTGTGTCTCGATCTTGGGagcacaaaagcagcaaatcaaaggaaaaaagagtgCGATCCCGATCACGTTCCaaagaaaggaaacacaaatCAAAAGAGACCTTGCTTTCTCCTGCACCAGAAAAGGATCAAAAACCTCCAGCTGAAAATGTGACCAGGTGTCTGGAGCAGCCCCGTTCTCTGAAACAAGAGCCAAAAGAGGAGCTAGTACTAGAAGGGCTTTCCATAACCATCCAACCAGACGTCAAACTTGAGGAAATACAGACTGAGACCCCAGTTCAGCTGAGAGAGGTCCAAGAAACTATAAAGGCAGAGCCCATCTGTCAGGAAGTGAGCAGTGAAACTGCATTCCCTGCACCAGAGATCACAAACATTTGTGCCCCAATTGGCGATGTGGATTCTTTTGCTGAAACAGACTTAATGAATAGTACCGATGCAGCAGTGCTTGGTAGCTGTAGCAATACAAACCTAGAGATTAcagttaaaatagaaaatactgCATTATGTCCATCTCTGATGGAACAACCCCCAAAGAAGGAAGTTATCATGCATGTTCCCGCTGAGGCTGCACCAATTCAAAGCTCATCCAAAAGCAAAGTTGCAGATTGTGTGAGGGAGGTTAAGGAGGAGTGCCTTGTCTCAAATGAAAATACAAGTAATTTCACTAAACCTGAACTGGAAGTGGTACCTCAGGGTCCTGCCTTGAAATCAAAAGCACCAGTGAAAAGAGTTACCTGGAATCTTCAAGAGGAGGAAAGTGGCACATTGTCTGCTGGAAAAGCTCCAA GGATGCCGTTTTACAAACTGCAGCGAGCAAAAGAAGGGGCCTGGAAAGCAGAGGACTTGAACCAAACGTTAAATCAGGTGCAGTTAAATGAGCCTCCTCCAACCAATTATATGATTCCCGAGCCTATGTTTCCTGATCTAGATTCCTCTCAG GTGTTCTGCCAGAACATCCCTctgacaccagccctgccctccagcCTGCCCCCCTACGCCCCGGTGAGCCAGCCTACGGTTCAGTTCATCATGCAGGGCAGtcttccagctctgggctgcgTGGCAGGACAGAGCCTCACCCCAGAGCCGGGCAGCCTGGCTACGGCATCTGAGCCAGGAATCCAAGCTGCTTCTGTTGGAAGTGCAGAGGAAAAGATCAAAGCACCCAAACCTCCAGTGGATAAAACAAAAAACGAGGAG TACATGAAGAAGCTTCACATGCAAGAAAGGGCTGTGGAAGAAGTGAAACTTGCCATCAAACCTTTTTACCAGAAGAGGGAGATTACAAAGGAAGAGTACAAGAGCATCCTTCGGAAAGCAGTGCAAAAG ATCTGCCACAGCAAAAGTGGAGAGATCAACCCTATGAAGGTGGCTAACCTGGTGAAGGCATATGtggaaaaatacaaacatatgAGGAAACATAAGAAAACTGATGGTGAAGACACACGTGAAGTGGAAAACTGA